The Cynocephalus volans isolate mCynVol1 chromosome 2, mCynVol1.pri, whole genome shotgun sequence genome window below encodes:
- the ALKBH2 gene encoding DNA oxidative demethylase ALKBH2 isoform X1 → MDRFLVKRAQEGIWGKGEEQEQSGKELTLLGGDKESPRKRPRREIPGNWVHSAGPSWRHLRAEGLDCDYTVLFGKAEADKIFQELEKEVEYFTGALTRIQVFGKWHSVPRKQATYGDAGLTYTFSGLTLSPKPWIPVLDHVRNHVSGVTGQTFNFVLVNRYKDGCDHIGEHRDDERELAPGSPIASVSFGACRDFFFRHKDSRGKNPSRRVEVVRLQLAHGSLLMMNHPTNVYWYHSLPIRKKILTPRVNLTFRKILPTKK, encoded by the exons ATGGACAGATTTCTGGTGAAGAGGGCTCAAGAGGGCatttggggaaagggggaggagcaAGAGCAGAGTGGAAAAGAGCTAACTCTATTGGGAGGAGACAAAGAAAGTCCAAGGAAGAGGCCCAGGAGAGAGATCCCAGGGAATTGGGTCCACTCGGCAGGCCCCAGCTGGAGGCACCTTCGGGCCGAGGGCCTGGATTGCGATTACACGGTCCTGTTTGGCAAAGCGGAGGCGGACAAGATTTTCCAAGAGCTGGAGAAAGAAGTGGAATATTTTACAG GTGCGCTGACCAGGATCCAGGTGTTCGGGAAGTGGCACAGTGTGCCAAGGAAGCAGGCGACGTATGGTGACGCTGGGCTGACCTACACGTTTTCAGGCCTTACATTGTCTCCAAAGCCATGGATCCCAGTTCTAGACCATGTCCGGAATCATGTCTCTGGGGTGACTGGACAGACCTTCAATTTCGTGCTTGTCAACAG GTATAAAGATGGCTGTGACCACATCGGGGAGCACCGAGATGATGAAAGAGAGCTGGCCCCTGGGAGCCCCATCGCCTCTGTCTCCTTTGGTGCCTGCAGGGACTTCTTCTTCCGGCATAAGGATTCTCGAGGGAAGAACCCCTCTCGGAGGGTGGAGGTGGTCAGGCTCCAGCTGGCACATGGGAGTTTACTGATGATGAACCACCCAACCAACGTTTATTGGTATCACAGTCTTCCCATCCGAAAGAAGATTCTTACTCCACGTGTCAATTTGACATTTCGGAAAATTTTgcctactaaaaaataa
- the ALKBH2 gene encoding DNA oxidative demethylase ALKBH2 isoform X2, whose protein sequence is MDRFLVKRAQEGIWGKGEEQEQSGKELTLLGGDKESPRKRPRREIPGNWVHSAGPSWRHLRAEGLDCDYTVLFGKAEADKIFQELEKEVEYFTGIKMAVTTSGSTEMMKESWPLGAPSPLSPLVPAGTSSSGIRILEGRTPLGGWRWSGSSWHMGVY, encoded by the exons ATGGACAGATTTCTGGTGAAGAGGGCTCAAGAGGGCatttggggaaagggggaggagcaAGAGCAGAGTGGAAAAGAGCTAACTCTATTGGGAGGAGACAAAGAAAGTCCAAGGAAGAGGCCCAGGAGAGAGATCCCAGGGAATTGGGTCCACTCGGCAGGCCCCAGCTGGAGGCACCTTCGGGCCGAGGGCCTGGATTGCGATTACACGGTCCTGTTTGGCAAAGCGGAGGCGGACAAGATTTTCCAAGAGCTGGAGAAAGAAGTGGAATATTTTACAG GTATAAAGATGGCTGTGACCACATCGGGGAGCACCGAGATGATGAAAGAGAGCTGGCCCCTGGGAGCCCCATCGCCTCTGTCTCCTTTGGTGCCTGCAGGGACTTCTTCTTCCGGCATAAGGATTCTCGAGGGAAGAACCCCTCTCGGAGGGTGGAGGTGGTCAGGCTCCAGCTGGCACATGGGAGTTTACTGA